In methanogenic archaeon ISO4-H5, the following are encoded in one genomic region:
- a CDS encoding transmembrane protein, whose translation MNTVTIIVALILVAVIICAAYGSYKNFHEEKCCGGDRNCTCGETKHCSLRKED comes from the coding sequence ATGAACACAGTCACCATCATAGTGGCCCTGATTCTCGTCGCCGTGATAATCTGCGCCGCCTACGGCAGCTACAAGAACTTCCACGAGGAGAAGTGCTGCGGAGGCGACAGGAACTGTACCTGCGGAGAGACCAAGCACTGCTCCCTCAGGAAAGAAGACTGA
- a CDS encoding transcriptional regulator ArsR family, translated as MTEKDCECCEDSFQEKIREEMLDDDTVMELSDFFKIFGDSTRLRILWALHSAEMCVQGISLAVGMSVSAVSHQLKTLKDAHLVKSRREGKQIYYSICDHHIMEILDTALEHIREE; from the coding sequence ATGACAGAAAAAGACTGCGAATGCTGCGAGGACTCCTTCCAGGAAAAGATCCGCGAGGAGATGCTCGACGACGACACCGTGATGGAACTCTCCGATTTCTTCAAAATCTTCGGGGACAGCACCCGCCTGCGCATACTGTGGGCACTCCACAGCGCAGAGATGTGCGTACAGGGCATCAGCCTCGCGGTCGGGATGTCCGTTTCGGCGGTCTCGCATCAGCTTAAGACCCTCAAGGATGCCCATCTCGTCAAGTCCCGCAGGGAGGGCAAGCAGATCTACTACTCCATCTGCGACCACCATATCATGGAGATCCTCGACACCGCCCTCGAACACATCCGGGAGGAGTGA
- a CDS encoding heavy metal translocating P-type ATPase, whose product MRHVYGIEIDCANCARKVEEALNRMEEIDSAQLIYVDKRMIVEVAETHEAHFAEIESRIREIACSVESDFRMWDYEEVPSEAEENRFLPIRIALGLVFIAFGLILEYALPGLEADLGKEVLCGVFFIGLLVVGYDVIINAGKTLVKGGFLDENFLMTVATVGAILVSLIGDHGYWTESVAVMLFYQIGEYFQDRAVDKTRSSVKALMDLKAPYATVVRPDGIERVRTDAVEVGEMIIVRPGELVPLDGIIVSGETYVDTKAMTGESVPRHVRKGEEVFSGYVNTEKAVKIEVTKRYKDSAAAKILSLIEESATRKSRSEKFITRFARVYTPVVVACALLIAIIPSVLWPDRWIDFVIKGLIFLVVSCPCALVISIPLSYFCGIGNASKKGILIKGSNYIEACSRIDTAVFDKTGTLTKGEFTVRKVEPNGMSQEDLLRYAGKAESLSTHPIAKSICEYADIHVPDEGSESTYIAGKGISATVEGRTVVLGNASLLEEMGIAFNPSEEPGTHVYAAVDGTYAGHILIADTLKDDAVQAIRDLKGFGIRTVMLTGDSEVIAKHMSDDLGLDSYEAELLPEDKLDRLESVMEGTDGTTVFIGDGINDTPALARADVGIAMGGLGSDSAVEAADIVLVDDKPSKVAETIRISKKTQSIVIQNIVMALGIKFAVLALTAFTDLVNMWVAIFGDVGVLIIAILNSTRALGGRGPRE is encoded by the coding sequence GTGAGGCACGTCTACGGTATCGAGATCGACTGTGCCAACTGTGCCAGGAAGGTCGAGGAAGCCCTCAACCGGATGGAGGAGATCGACAGTGCGCAGCTCATCTACGTCGACAAGAGGATGATTGTGGAGGTCGCCGAGACCCACGAGGCCCACTTCGCCGAGATCGAATCCAGGATCAGGGAGATCGCCTGCTCGGTGGAATCCGATTTCAGGATGTGGGATTACGAAGAGGTCCCCAGCGAGGCCGAGGAGAACAGGTTCCTACCGATCCGCATTGCGCTGGGTCTTGTGTTCATCGCCTTCGGACTGATCCTCGAATACGCCCTTCCCGGTCTGGAAGCGGACCTGGGGAAGGAGGTCCTCTGCGGGGTGTTCTTCATCGGTCTGCTGGTGGTGGGATACGATGTCATCATCAACGCGGGGAAGACCCTGGTGAAAGGAGGATTCCTGGACGAGAACTTCCTCATGACGGTCGCCACCGTCGGAGCGATACTGGTCAGCCTCATAGGAGACCACGGTTACTGGACCGAATCCGTCGCGGTCATGCTGTTCTACCAGATCGGGGAGTACTTCCAGGACCGTGCGGTCGACAAGACCCGCAGTTCGGTCAAAGCTCTCATGGACCTGAAGGCTCCCTACGCCACCGTGGTCCGCCCCGACGGCATTGAGAGGGTCAGGACGGATGCCGTGGAGGTCGGCGAGATGATCATCGTCAGACCCGGCGAACTCGTGCCTCTGGACGGCATCATCGTGAGCGGTGAGACCTACGTTGACACCAAGGCCATGACCGGCGAATCCGTCCCCCGCCATGTCAGGAAGGGGGAGGAGGTGTTCAGCGGCTATGTCAACACCGAGAAGGCCGTGAAGATCGAGGTCACCAAGCGTTACAAGGACTCCGCGGCAGCCAAGATCCTGTCGCTCATCGAGGAATCTGCCACCAGGAAGTCCAGGTCCGAGAAGTTCATCACCAGGTTCGCAAGGGTCTACACACCTGTGGTCGTCGCCTGTGCGCTGCTCATCGCGATTATCCCCTCCGTCCTCTGGCCCGACAGATGGATCGACTTCGTCATCAAGGGACTGATCTTCCTGGTCGTCTCCTGCCCCTGCGCCCTGGTAATCTCCATCCCTCTGAGCTACTTCTGCGGAATCGGCAACGCTTCCAAGAAGGGAATCCTCATCAAGGGAAGCAACTACATCGAGGCCTGCTCCAGGATAGACACCGCGGTGTTCGACAAGACCGGTACCCTCACCAAGGGGGAGTTCACCGTCCGCAAGGTCGAACCTAACGGAATGTCCCAGGAGGATCTCCTGAGGTATGCGGGCAAGGCCGAGTCGCTCTCCACCCACCCTATCGCGAAGTCCATCTGCGAGTATGCGGACATCCATGTTCCGGACGAGGGCAGCGAGTCCACATACATCGCAGGGAAGGGCATCTCCGCCACCGTGGAAGGCAGGACCGTGGTGCTAGGCAACGCCTCCCTCCTGGAGGAGATGGGCATTGCATTCAATCCTTCGGAAGAACCCGGAACCCATGTGTACGCGGCCGTCGACGGCACCTATGCGGGACACATCCTCATCGCCGACACCCTGAAGGACGACGCTGTTCAGGCGATCCGCGACCTGAAGGGATTCGGCATCAGGACCGTCATGCTCACCGGCGATTCAGAGGTCATAGCAAAGCACATGTCCGATGATCTGGGTCTTGATTCCTACGAGGCCGAGCTCCTGCCCGAGGACAAGCTCGACAGGCTGGAATCGGTCATGGAAGGGACCGACGGTACCACCGTGTTCATAGGCGACGGAATCAACGACACACCAGCCCTCGCCAGGGCCGACGTGGGTATCGCCATGGGCGGACTCGGTTCCGATTCCGCGGTGGAGGCCGCGGATATCGTGCTGGTCGACGACAAGCCCTCCAAGGTTGCGGAAACCATCCGTATTTCGAAGAAGACCCAGAGCATCGTAATCCAGAACATCGTCATGGCTCTGGGCATCAAATTCGCGGTGCTCGCCCTGACCGCCTTCACCGACCTGGTGAACATGTGGGTGGCCATCTTCGGCGACGTCGGAGTGCTGATCATCGCCATCCTGAACTCCACCCGTGCCCTCGGCGGGCGCGGGCCGAGGGAGTGA
- a CDS encoding transmembrane protein: MNLATFVVGALVVLLLAHAAYRVYRMARNNDLCYACPHAGKCGGGCSKINCTIRQDEQN; encoded by the coding sequence ATGAACTTGGCAACCTTCGTCGTCGGAGCTCTCGTGGTGCTCCTCCTCGCACATGCGGCCTACCGCGTGTACAGGATGGCGCGCAACAACGACCTCTGCTATGCCTGCCCCCATGCGGGAAAGTGCGGCGGAGGCTGCTCCAAGATTAACTGCACGATCCGTCAGGACGAGCAGAATTAA
- a CDS encoding formate-tetrahydrofolate ligase: MKSDIEIAQSAKVEHINDIAKKIGLTPEDLEPFGKYVAKVPLDVLDRVGKDKKDGKLILVTAVTPTPAGEGKTVTTISLIQGLSAIGKNVVGALREPSMGPTFGVKGGATGGGNVQVYPMWKIDLEFTGDIHAVAAAHNLLSAVLENNLVRDNPLNIDPTRIVWKKTVDMNCRELRKIIVGLGDTKLSGGVPHESGYLITSASEISAILALAKDYADLRKRLERIVVAYTYDNQPVTAGQLGCVGSMMVILREALMPNLVQTLEGQPVFIHGFPFANIAHGNNSIIATKAAVKFGDYAVTEGGFAADLGAEKFMDIVCRQSDIRPDCVVIVATVRALMHHGGADVKDPATLTTEALERGFANLDKHIENMRSYGAPVIVSINHFAFDDPAHMDMIRKHCEKLGVEVAQNDGFLEGGKGAVELAEKVVKICDTTKTDFKFCYPDDCSVKDKIKAVATKIYGADDVVYSDLAEKSIKTLEEQGYGKLPVCIAKTQYSISDNAALRAAPKGWKLQVREVNLSAGAGFIVPVCGSIMLMPGLGKVPAAMNIDLTDDGKIIGLH, translated from the coding sequence ATGAAGAGCGACATCGAAATCGCACAGAGCGCGAAAGTCGAGCACATCAACGATATTGCAAAGAAGATCGGCCTTACCCCCGAGGACCTCGAGCCCTTCGGAAAGTATGTCGCCAAAGTCCCTCTCGACGTCCTTGACCGTGTAGGCAAGGATAAGAAGGACGGAAAACTCATCCTCGTGACCGCCGTCACCCCCACTCCCGCAGGAGAGGGAAAGACCGTCACCACCATCAGTCTTATCCAGGGTCTCTCCGCCATCGGAAAGAACGTCGTCGGAGCCCTCAGGGAGCCTTCCATGGGGCCCACCTTCGGAGTGAAGGGAGGAGCCACCGGAGGAGGAAACGTTCAGGTCTACCCCATGTGGAAGATCGACCTCGAGTTCACCGGGGACATCCACGCCGTGGCAGCCGCCCACAACCTGCTTTCCGCAGTCCTCGAGAACAACCTCGTCAGGGACAACCCCCTAAACATCGACCCCACCAGGATCGTATGGAAGAAGACCGTCGACATGAACTGCCGCGAGCTCAGGAAGATCATCGTCGGTCTCGGAGACACCAAGCTCAGCGGAGGAGTCCCCCACGAGAGCGGATACCTCATCACCTCCGCATCCGAGATCTCCGCCATCCTCGCACTCGCCAAGGACTACGCAGACCTGAGGAAGAGGCTCGAGAGGATTGTCGTCGCATACACCTACGACAACCAGCCCGTCACCGCCGGACAGCTCGGCTGCGTCGGTTCCATGATGGTCATCCTCAGGGAGGCTCTCATGCCCAACCTCGTACAGACCCTCGAGGGACAGCCCGTTTTCATTCACGGATTCCCCTTCGCCAACATCGCCCACGGAAACAACTCCATCATCGCCACCAAGGCCGCCGTCAAATTCGGAGACTATGCGGTCACCGAGGGAGGTTTCGCCGCCGATCTCGGAGCCGAGAAGTTCATGGATATCGTCTGCAGGCAGTCCGACATCAGGCCCGACTGCGTCGTGATCGTGGCAACCGTCAGGGCCCTCATGCACCACGGAGGCGCGGATGTCAAAGACCCAGCCACCCTCACCACCGAGGCACTCGAGCGCGGATTCGCCAACCTCGACAAGCACATCGAGAACATGAGGTCCTACGGAGCACCCGTCATCGTGTCCATCAACCACTTCGCATTCGACGACCCCGCCCACATGGACATGATCCGCAAGCACTGCGAGAAACTCGGTGTGGAGGTCGCTCAGAACGACGGATTCCTCGAGGGAGGAAAGGGAGCCGTGGAGCTTGCCGAGAAGGTCGTAAAGATCTGCGACACCACCAAGACCGACTTCAAGTTCTGCTACCCCGACGACTGTTCCGTCAAGGACAAGATCAAAGCGGTAGCCACCAAGATCTACGGTGCCGACGACGTCGTCTACTCCGACCTCGCAGAGAAGTCCATCAAGACCCTCGAGGAGCAGGGATACGGTAAGCTGCCTGTCTGCATCGCGAAGACCCAGTACTCCATTTCCGACAACGCTGCACTCAGGGCCGCACCCAAGGGATGGAAGCTTCAGGTCAGGGAGGTCAATCTCTCCGCAGGAGCAGGATTCATCGTCCCCGTCTGCGGTTCCATCATGCTGATGCCCGGACTCGGAAAGGTCCCCGCAGCCATGAACATCGACCTTACCGACGACGGTAAGATCATCGGTCTTCACTGA
- a CDS encoding transposase IS605 OrfB family, translating to MPYRTVKIQLFPKPEQEKRMLLTLHACRATYNDLNEYCRDFTKRYDEWRESMGVQEGDDASLYETDTNPLPRFPSEFELTAKAGEFREINLWRRDAYGSAVREVGCRIYKAYQRWFDSLIDDSSAGKPRFRTDGRYDSFTYTENNKYRLDTQGLFKGKKPRMFLGGVGWVRSSDNSIIKRVPTDCMKQAVISRKKMGKSNKWYITIFCECLEIPDNRTWYMDAETPDPVGLDLGARRVATLTDGTVVENHRTMRKNEKKLARIQRKISKTEKGSEERRKYLGHMNHLLKRIGDSKNDLLQKATRSIAQNRTKIFVEDLSVRDLIDLQDNKESRKLFRDASAGTFMRLLRYKGEETGSEIVPVNPAYTSRICTKCGMLNDPFSEETFRCRFCGFTIHRDDNACENVLRRGMGFDILGTSPIA from the coding sequence ATGCCGTATCGTACCGTGAAGATCCAGCTCTTCCCTAAACCCGAACAGGAGAAGAGGATGTTACTGACCCTGCACGCCTGCAGAGCCACCTATAACGATCTCAACGAATACTGCAGGGACTTCACTAAAAGGTACGATGAATGGCGCGAGAGCATGGGTGTACAAGAGGGCGATGATGCTTCGCTGTACGAAACGGATACCAACCCTCTTCCGAGGTTCCCATCGGAATTCGAACTCACCGCAAAAGCAGGAGAGTTCAGGGAGATCAACCTCTGGAGACGGGATGCTTACGGTTCTGCAGTCAGAGAAGTCGGCTGCAGGATATACAAAGCATATCAACGCTGGTTTGATTCTTTGATAGATGATTCTTCCGCAGGAAAACCCAGATTCAGGACTGACGGGAGATACGACTCGTTCACATATACAGAGAACAATAAATATCGCTTGGATACCCAAGGATTGTTCAAGGGAAAGAAACCGCGTATGTTCCTCGGAGGCGTAGGCTGGGTCAGATCCTCTGACAATAGCATCATCAAGAGAGTTCCCACTGATTGCATGAAACAGGCCGTCATCTCCAGGAAGAAGATGGGTAAGAGCAACAAATGGTACATCACGATCTTCTGCGAATGTCTCGAGATACCTGATAACCGTACATGGTACATGGATGCGGAAACTCCTGATCCTGTTGGTCTTGACCTGGGTGCCAGGAGAGTGGCCACACTCACCGACGGTACGGTGGTGGAGAACCACCGTACCATGAGGAAGAATGAGAAGAAACTTGCCAGAATCCAACGCAAGATATCGAAGACGGAGAAGGGTTCAGAGGAACGCAGGAAGTATCTGGGTCATATGAATCATCTCCTTAAGAGGATCGGAGACAGCAAGAACGATCTTCTGCAGAAAGCTACGAGATCGATAGCTCAGAATCGCACGAAGATCTTCGTGGAGGACCTTTCCGTCAGAGATCTTATTGATTTACAGGACAACAAAGAATCAAGGAAACTGTTCCGCGATGCGAGCGCGGGGACGTTCATGAGACTGCTCAGATACAAGGGGGAAGAAACCGGGTCTGAGATAGTTCCAGTGAATCCCGCCTACACGAGCAGGATCTGCACCAAATGCGGAATGCTGAACGATCCGTTCAGCGAAGAGACCTTCCGTTGCAGATTCTGCGGTTTCACCATACACCGTGACGACAACGCATGCGAGAACGTACTTAGACGCGGGATGGGGTTCGACATCCTTGGCACGTCACCGATTGCCTGA
- a CDS encoding ferrous iron transport protein A FeoA, which produces MSTFKDMAVGDIAVVTNVSGSGQLRKRMLDFGLTRGAKVELIRKAPLGDPIEIQLRGFRLTIRKVEADIVELDIITPAKEVSE; this is translated from the coding sequence ATGAGCACCTTCAAGGACATGGCAGTGGGTGACATCGCCGTCGTTACCAACGTATCCGGCAGCGGACAGCTTAGGAAGCGCATGCTCGATTTCGGACTGACCCGCGGAGCCAAGGTCGAACTCATCAGGAAAGCACCTCTGGGTGATCCCATCGAGATCCAGCTCAGGGGCTTCAGGCTCACCATCAGGAAGGTCGAGGCCGACATCGTCGAACTCGACATCATCACCCCCGCCAAGGAGGTATCTGAATGA
- a CDS encoding TPR repeat-containing protein has product MDRKTLSTTTLRNVALCSISFGRKAFPRNINNGIDDGRDMIGGPDGQMEPLEWAKFVIRNKAEDDYSAALSILSSKADQGISDAEFYLGLVYARGQGIARDFTLARKWLQRAADKENMNAAYFLAKIYIRGYGIEADPAKAAALFERCAEDGDIRAMYELGLLYMDGNGVDRDLGKTFTLMLDSANGGHKEAQFVLGQLYKTGAGTDQDSREAVKWLSTAAIHGHKGAQILLGDMYATGDSVDKDVDEANRWYDMADGKISN; this is encoded by the coding sequence CTCAACGACAACTCTCAGGAATGTAGCACTCTGCAGCATCTCCTTCGGAAGGAAAGCCTTCCCGAGAAACATTAATAACGGTATCGATGATGGTCGGGACATGATCGGAGGACCCGACGGACAGATGGAACCCCTCGAGTGGGCCAAGTTCGTCATCAGGAACAAGGCGGAGGATGATTATTCCGCGGCATTGTCCATTTTATCCTCCAAAGCAGACCAGGGCATCTCCGATGCGGAGTTCTATCTGGGACTCGTCTATGCACGCGGTCAGGGCATCGCAAGGGACTTCACCCTCGCCCGCAAGTGGCTCCAGAGAGCGGCGGACAAGGAGAACATGAACGCCGCCTACTTCCTCGCCAAGATTTACATCCGCGGCTACGGTATCGAGGCCGATCCTGCCAAGGCAGCAGCCCTCTTCGAGAGGTGTGCGGAGGACGGAGATATCAGAGCAATGTATGAGCTGGGTCTTCTGTACATGGACGGCAACGGGGTCGACAGGGACCTCGGCAAGACATTCACCCTCATGCTCGATTCCGCCAACGGCGGGCACAAAGAAGCACAGTTCGTCCTCGGACAGCTGTACAAGACCGGCGCAGGTACCGACCAGGACTCCCGCGAAGCCGTGAAATGGCTTTCTACCGCAGCAATACACGGACACAAGGGAGCTCAGATTCTCCTCGGCGACATGTATGCAACAGGCGACTCCGTGGATAAGGATGTCGATGAGGCGAACCGCTGGTACGACATGGCTGACGGCAAGATTTCGAACTGA
- a CDS encoding ferrous iron transport protein B FeoB, producing MITAALIGNPNSGKTTVFNKLTGSIQKTGNWPGVTVERKEGFIRGYSKDKILVVDLPGIYSLSPYSPEEVVSRDYLIGTASDNPDVAINILDASNLERGLYLLTQVADLAIPMVVILNMTDVAEKSGMKVDAAKLSEVLGCEVVETVGTKGQGTAAIAEAVQRAYDSKKVPNKIDYGAQLEDCVTKVSEAIGSGLRPELVRWASIKLIERDSMVLESLEKNEVDAGLEIVSAFEKEANDDGVQIVATARYDAGSRIQATCLTKSENAVSGSRLSDKIDSILINRVAGIFIFIAIMYVVYYISVQTIGTMGVDFINDGFDAWVSHNLGKALLNAGVDPFLHDLIISGIIGGVGAVIGFLPQIIVLFFCLAILEECGYMARVAYLLDRIFYRFGLSGKAVIPAVIGIGCGVPAIMGTRTIEDESNRNVSVMCTTFMPCSAKLPIMTVVIAAFFHASAAVTLGMYLLGIVMILLSGLFLKKFPGFIGKPSPFVMELPVYHCPMPGNVITSVVEKSWAFVKKAGTLILLSAVIIWLLASFGTVDGKWFTYLGDNTTTGSYLSAIGNAFSWIFLPLGFGEHWELSVATITGLLAKENLLGTVAVLINSAVDGDDFITSAALASFTTSGIAMSMLIFNLLCAPCFAAIGAMRRELGSWRKTLVAVLYQCVTAYGVSAIFYQFWLISTGGFSWMIIFAIIAIIVPVYVIAVPNSVERICALLGKVKAPKAEAE from the coding sequence ATGATTACAGCAGCACTTATCGGAAACCCCAACAGCGGAAAGACAACCGTTTTCAACAAACTCACCGGCTCCATCCAGAAGACCGGTAACTGGCCCGGTGTCACCGTCGAGAGGAAGGAAGGATTCATCAGGGGATACTCCAAGGACAAGATCCTTGTAGTCGATCTGCCCGGTATCTACTCCCTCTCCCCCTACTCCCCCGAGGAGGTAGTCTCCCGCGACTACCTTATCGGAACCGCCAGCGACAATCCCGACGTGGCCATCAACATCCTCGACGCATCCAACCTCGAAAGGGGTCTGTACCTGCTGACCCAGGTAGCGGATCTCGCCATCCCGATGGTGGTCATCCTCAACATGACCGATGTCGCCGAGAAGAGCGGTATGAAAGTGGATGCGGCCAAGCTCTCCGAGGTTCTCGGATGCGAGGTCGTCGAGACTGTGGGAACCAAAGGACAGGGAACCGCAGCAATCGCAGAAGCGGTTCAGCGTGCCTACGATTCCAAGAAGGTCCCCAACAAGATCGATTACGGTGCCCAGTTGGAAGACTGCGTCACCAAGGTATCCGAAGCCATCGGTTCGGGACTCAGGCCCGAACTCGTCAGGTGGGCATCCATCAAGCTCATCGAGAGGGACAGCATGGTCCTCGAGAGCCTCGAGAAGAACGAGGTCGACGCAGGACTGGAAATCGTCTCCGCCTTCGAGAAGGAGGCCAACGACGACGGCGTCCAGATCGTGGCCACCGCCAGGTATGATGCTGGGTCCAGGATTCAGGCCACCTGTCTCACCAAGTCCGAGAATGCCGTCTCCGGCAGTAGGCTCTCCGACAAGATCGACTCCATCCTCATCAACAGGGTGGCAGGTATCTTCATCTTCATTGCCATCATGTACGTGGTCTACTACATCTCCGTGCAGACCATCGGTACCATGGGTGTGGACTTCATCAACGACGGATTCGACGCATGGGTCTCCCACAATCTCGGAAAGGCCCTCTTGAATGCGGGTGTCGATCCCTTCCTCCACGACCTGATCATTTCCGGTATCATCGGAGGTGTGGGAGCAGTCATCGGATTCCTCCCGCAGATTATCGTACTGTTCTTCTGCCTCGCCATCCTGGAGGAGTGCGGTTACATGGCACGTGTCGCGTATCTGCTCGACCGTATCTTCTACCGCTTCGGACTCTCCGGAAAGGCCGTCATCCCCGCCGTCATCGGTATCGGATGCGGTGTTCCCGCCATCATGGGAACCAGGACCATCGAGGACGAATCCAACAGGAACGTCTCCGTGATGTGCACCACCTTCATGCCCTGCAGCGCCAAGCTGCCCATCATGACCGTCGTCATCGCGGCGTTCTTCCACGCATCCGCAGCCGTTACCCTCGGAATGTATCTGCTGGGTATCGTCATGATCCTGCTGTCCGGTCTCTTCCTCAAGAAGTTCCCTGGATTCATCGGAAAGCCCTCGCCTTTCGTCATGGAGCTGCCCGTCTACCACTGCCCCATGCCCGGCAACGTGATCACCTCCGTCGTGGAGAAGTCCTGGGCCTTCGTCAAGAAGGCAGGAACCCTGATCCTGCTCTCCGCGGTCATCATCTGGCTGCTCGCATCGTTCGGAACCGTCGACGGAAAATGGTTCACCTACCTCGGTGACAACACCACCACCGGGTCCTACCTCTCCGCCATCGGTAACGCATTCTCCTGGATCTTCCTGCCGCTCGGATTCGGCGAACACTGGGAGCTCTCCGTAGCTACCATCACCGGTCTGCTGGCCAAGGAGAACCTGCTGGGAACCGTTGCGGTCCTGATTAACTCCGCTGTCGACGGCGATGATTTCATCACCTCTGCCGCACTCGCAAGTTTCACCACTTCCGGAATCGCCATGTCGATGCTCATCTTCAACCTGCTCTGCGCACCCTGTTTCGCGGCCATAGGAGCCATGAGGAGGGAGCTCGGAAGCTGGAGGAAGACCCTCGTCGCGGTTCTTTACCAGTGTGTAACTGCATACGGAGTGTCCGCCATCTTCTATCAGTTCTGGCTGATAAGCACGGGCGGATTCAGCTGGATGATTATCTTCGCGATAATCGCCATCATCGTACCTGTGTACGTGATTGCAGTGCCCAATTCCGTCGAGAGGATCTGTGCTCTTCTCGGAAAGGTAAAGGCACCCAAGGCCGAGGCTGAGTGA
- a CDS encoding TPR repeat-containing protein: MDAKEAEQLCVEAVQIITRESTDEENRRAADLFRSVADAGYSQGMFGLAELYMAGKGVGKDVAKAVELYRQAAEKDNIPAMFRLGDMYSTEDGPYFDPGKAFECFTKCCEGGFTPAFNYLGDLYFYGVGTERDAAKASEMYGKGAQAGDGSAAFKLACMYEGDMGIDADEERAKGLFLQAARFGVPEAMFRLAVFAYEGKVEGGKPLAAEWYSRCAEQIPIARFNLATMYFTGDGVSQDKEKAFSLYLPLADSGDADAAFQIGRMYLNGEGVHADPQKGFEYIGKAAKGGHPEAAMLLENLRRRQNTQIIKIDGTD; the protein is encoded by the coding sequence ATGGATGCCAAGGAAGCCGAACAGCTGTGCGTGGAAGCGGTGCAGATAATCACCAGGGAGAGCACCGATGAGGAGAACCGCCGTGCGGCCGACCTCTTCCGCAGCGTGGCGGATGCCGGTTATTCCCAGGGCATGTTCGGTCTTGCCGAGCTCTACATGGCCGGCAAGGGTGTCGGGAAGGACGTCGCCAAAGCGGTGGAACTCTACCGTCAGGCCGCTGAAAAGGATAACATCCCCGCGATGTTCAGATTGGGGGATATGTATTCCACCGAGGACGGGCCCTATTTCGATCCCGGCAAGGCCTTCGAATGTTTCACCAAGTGCTGCGAGGGAGGGTTCACCCCTGCCTTCAACTATCTCGGGGACCTCTATTTCTACGGTGTCGGGACGGAGAGGGACGCTGCGAAAGCGTCTGAGATGTACGGCAAGGGTGCACAGGCCGGCGACGGTTCCGCAGCGTTCAAGCTCGCCTGCATGTATGAGGGCGACATGGGTATCGATGCTGACGAGGAGCGTGCCAAGGGTCTGTTCCTTCAGGCTGCAAGATTCGGGGTCCCGGAGGCCATGTTCCGTCTCGCGGTCTTCGCTTACGAGGGGAAGGTCGAAGGAGGCAAGCCCCTGGCTGCCGAATGGTATTCCCGCTGTGCCGAACAGATCCCCATCGCCAGATTCAACCTTGCCACCATGTACTTCACCGGGGACGGTGTGTCCCAGGACAAGGAGAAGGCATTCAGCCTCTACCTCCCGCTGGCGGATTCGGGCGATGCCGATGCCGCTTTCCAGATCGGAAGGATGTACCTGAACGGAGAGGGTGTGCATGCCGATCCGCAGAAGGGATTCGAGTACATCGGCAAAGCGGCTAAAGGCGGGCATCCGGAGGCTGCCATGCTGCTGGAGAATCTGCGCAGGCGTCAGAACACGCAGATCATCAAAATAGACGGAACCGATTGA
- a CDS encoding haloacid dehalogenase-like hydrolase, whose translation MHFFDPVIRTEYSLNGEIRPRAKIKKGKHIGKDGMSYIVEFEGTLTDADGCFEKVFSEAFAQFSIPFERERLKDYVSLPLDKLFSKYYTGCTCRFRDFMTMYIGLFDSHFGLITPMEENLSRVRELIRSGANVSVISGCYEMYVRRFLEEHGISVQPVVSTDRTNGGIPDGTMLSMCLSDLHGTITKCVEMNSHTRHIFSHFGFRLGNSGNR comes from the coding sequence ATGCATTTTTTCGACCCTGTAATCCGTACGGAATACAGCCTTAACGGGGAGATTCGTCCGCGGGCAAAAATCAAAAAGGGAAAACACATCGGGAAAGATGGAATGAGTTATATAGTAGAGTTTGAGGGGACTTTGACGGATGCCGACGGATGCTTCGAGAAAGTGTTCTCCGAGGCCTTCGCACAGTTCAGCATCCCCTTCGAAAGGGAACGGCTGAAGGACTACGTCTCGCTTCCCCTGGACAAACTATTCTCCAAATACTATACAGGATGCACCTGCCGTTTCCGCGATTTCATGACCATGTACATCGGACTCTTCGACAGTCATTTCGGTCTCATCACTCCCATGGAAGAGAATCTTTCGAGGGTGAGAGAACTCATCCGCTCGGGAGCGAATGTTTCGGTCATCTCCGGTTGCTATGAGATGTACGTCAGAAGGTTCCTGGAGGAACACGGTATCTCTGTACAGCCTGTTGTATCCACGGATAGGACCAACGGGGGCATCCCCGACGGAACGATGCTCTCTATGTGCCTGTCGGACCTTCATGGTACTATAACGAAGTGTGTGGAAATGAATTCTCACACCCGTCACATTTTTTCGCACTTCGGCTTTCGCCTCGGTAATTCAGGCAATCGGTGA